A window of Diabrotica virgifera virgifera chromosome 9, PGI_DIABVI_V3a contains these coding sequences:
- the LOC126891327 gene encoding uncharacterized protein LOC126891327 yields the protein MDFRGVPPMEMSGNVSENWKFWKQRFTTYLVATEISKKAQETQCALLLTLIGDEGMRIYNTFTFLDEEKNKLEVLLTKYDNHFTPKKNLTYERHQLLTSKQTEFESIEQFSVRVKNISLNCELDQLRESLVKDILICGIKSNEIREKLQDDLKTLEEVIKKAVIIEKTKKRNMAISSYMEAGTSDLNVDKVNKKPSRDVRGEFRQKLVTQHQSNNNRECKKCSYKHDFRKCPAYGKVCARCGGYKHFSSACYNKKNNRDRRSVYAVGDNSESEVKTVYVEAIDMISKNGEITWAQELNDIRTEGDAEFPAHVYCILYITALDQSYMLVLEK from the coding sequence ATGGACTTTAGAGGCGTACCTCCCATGGAGATGTCAGGGAATGTCTCCGAAAATTGGAAATTCTGGAAACAGCGATTCACAACTTACCTCGTGGCAACTGAGATTTCAAAAAAGGCACAAGAGACTCAATGTGCCCTGTTGTTAACGTTAATAGGTGACGAAGGAATGAGAATTTATAATACATTCACATTCCTAgacgaagaaaaaaataaactagAAGTTTTACTTACAAAATATGATAACCACTTTACACCAAAGAAAAATTTAACCTATGAAAGACATCAACTATTAACCAGTAAGCAAACAGAGTTTGAAAGTATTGAGCAATTTAGTGTAAGAGTGAAAAATATATCATTAAACTGTGAACTAGATCAACTAAGGGAGAGCCTAGTTAAAGATATTTTAATTTGTGGTATAAAATCTAACGAAATTAGAGAAAAACTCCAAGATGATTTAAAAACATTAGAAGAAGTTATAAAGAAAGCAGTTATCATAGAAAAGACTAAAAAACGTAATATGGCTATATCCAGTTACATGGAGGCAGGTACGAGTGACTTAAATGTAGATAAAGTAAACAAAAAACCCTCAAGAGATGTAAGGGGAGAATTCAGACAGAAATTGGTGACCCAACATCAAAGCAACAATAACCGAGAATGTAAGAAATGTTCATATAAACATGATTTTAGAAAATGCCCGGCTTATGGTAAAGTGTGTGCAAGATGTGGAGGTTACAAGCATTTTTCATCAGCCTGCTACAATAAGAAGAACAACAGAGATAGAAGAAGTGTTTATGCTGTGGGTGATAACAGTGAAAGTGAAGTGAAAACGGTTTATGTGGAAGCAATTGATATGATTTCAAAGAATGGAGAAATTACATGGGCTCAGGAATTAAAT